One genomic segment of Desulfocapsa sulfexigens DSM 10523 includes these proteins:
- a CDS encoding Nif3-like dinuclear metal center hexameric protein gives MAVRIIDLLDGLEQIAPGNLAESWDNVGLLIGDPHRETQSLLLGLDPTLSLLEEAISLGADTLLTHHPCIFKPLHSVQTATPSGAFVEKALANKINVIACHTNFDSTVDGVSDALGVLLGLENLKPLQPIDSAAHGLGRIGRYSKSISFTLFMKRVFAALETQAVQIAGIQPQKIQSVALCGGSGSDLVEEACRQGAHVYLSSEIKHSTARWAEDSGFCVIDAGHYATEKPAMALLASSLQILARNRDWKLQICQSKLEKPVFTFINRNDYS, from the coding sequence ATGGCTGTCAGGATAATTGATCTCCTTGATGGACTTGAGCAGATTGCCCCTGGAAATCTTGCCGAAAGCTGGGACAATGTGGGGCTTCTCATTGGCGATCCACACCGGGAAACACAGTCTCTGTTACTGGGACTCGATCCAACACTCTCTCTGCTCGAAGAAGCTATCAGTCTTGGGGCCGATACACTGCTTACACATCATCCCTGTATTTTCAAGCCACTTCACTCTGTCCAGACAGCAACGCCGAGCGGTGCTTTTGTTGAAAAAGCCCTTGCTAATAAAATCAATGTCATAGCATGCCATACAAATTTTGACAGTACCGTGGATGGGGTCAGTGATGCTCTGGGTGTGCTTCTCGGACTTGAAAATCTCAAACCGTTGCAACCCATCGATTCTGCCGCTCATGGCCTGGGAAGGATTGGCAGGTATAGCAAATCCATATCTTTTACTCTCTTTATGAAACGAGTCTTTGCTGCCCTTGAAACTCAGGCAGTACAGATTGCAGGTATCCAACCACAGAAGATTCAGTCTGTTGCCCTGTGTGGCGGCAGTGGTTCTGATCTTGTCGAGGAAGCATGTCGTCAGGGCGCCCACGTGTATCTCTCCTCGGAAATAAAGCACTCAACGGCTCGTTGGGCTGAGGATAGCGGTTTTTGTGTTATTGATGCAGGCCATTATGCAACAGAGAAACCAGCCATGGCCTTACTGGCCAGTTCACTGCAGATTCTTGCACGGAATAGGGATTGGAAACTGCAAATCTGTCAGAGCAAGTTAGAAAAACCGGTGTTTACTTTTATTAATAGAAACGATTATTCATAG
- a CDS encoding zinc ribbon domain-containing protein, whose translation MNEEIVQLTLLQSIDHVIDTIDSEIQKEQDALDVKSAELADRESTISTLTEKIENLEKERRTLEVEVADEMVHVKDRQSKMMQVQTGREQTALLKEIEDAKKGVKEKEEKVVAIMEEVEQLTAEIEENKNLFKGETELLVEETEAVKKAIAAINKKKKAQEKKRVAQAKKLKARLLKKYDTLRAHRNGLGVVNVLDGVCQGCFMAIPPQQYNLLLRGDEHFDCPTCQRIMYHEPVEEVEEV comes from the coding sequence TTGAACGAAGAAATAGTCCAACTTACCTTACTGCAGAGTATCGATCATGTGATAGATACAATTGATTCAGAGATTCAGAAAGAACAGGATGCACTTGATGTGAAAAGTGCAGAACTTGCTGATCGTGAGTCCACCATTAGCACCCTTACCGAAAAAATTGAGAATCTGGAAAAAGAACGTCGTACTCTGGAAGTAGAAGTTGCTGATGAAATGGTTCATGTGAAGGATCGGCAGTCCAAGATGATGCAGGTTCAAACCGGACGTGAGCAGACAGCCCTTCTGAAGGAAATTGAGGACGCAAAAAAGGGTGTAAAGGAGAAGGAAGAAAAAGTTGTTGCCATCATGGAAGAAGTCGAGCAGCTGACCGCAGAGATTGAAGAGAATAAAAACCTCTTTAAAGGTGAGACCGAGCTGTTGGTGGAAGAGACTGAAGCAGTAAAGAAAGCAATTGCCGCGATTAATAAAAAGAAAAAGGCCCAGGAAAAGAAACGTGTCGCCCAGGCTAAGAAATTGAAAGCTCGGCTCCTTAAAAAATATGACACCCTTCGTGCTCATCGTAATGGTCTTGGAGTGGTAAATGTCCTTGATGGTGTCTGTCAGGGATGTTTTATGGCCATTCCTCCTCAGCAGTACAATCTTCTGCTTCGCGGCGACGAGCATTTTGATTGTCCGACCTGTCAGCGGATCATGTATCATGAGCCTGTCGAAGAGGTGGAAGAAGTATAG
- the ispD gene encoding 2-C-methyl-D-erythritol 4-phosphate cytidylyltransferase codes for MPTTAAIIPAAGSGSRMGLDHPKQYHLLAGIPILVHTVRVFTSASCVDMIVVVVPAERVESTVNLMADHGLSGANLQVIAGGERRQDSVKAGLDSLNAGVDIVLVHDGARPLLAPDLIDRCCDAAIEYGAAIAAVPVKDTLKKGGPGGRILHTVDRKDLWQAQTPQASRLSLLLAAYDMAGEREVTDEASLLELAGTDVHLVEGSETNIKITRPDDLIIAEKIMQNHETSSEKIRIGHGYDAHKFASDRALVLGGVTVPFEMGLAGHSDADVLTHALCDAILGALGAGDIGSHFPDSDQEFLNVYSVTLLERVVDIAAQRGFVLSNADITVVCQKPKLAPFVPKMKEILAEACGVDLGQVNVKATTTEKMGFTGRMEGISSHAVVLLAKEGNCK; via the coding sequence ATGCCCACTACTGCTGCCATAATTCCCGCTGCCGGAAGCGGAAGCAGGATGGGGCTGGATCATCCCAAACAATACCACCTTCTTGCCGGCATCCCCATTTTAGTTCATACTGTTCGAGTCTTTACCAGTGCGTCCTGTGTCGATATGATTGTCGTGGTGGTGCCTGCTGAAAGAGTTGAGTCCACTGTCAATCTCATGGCAGACCATGGCCTTTCAGGCGCTAATCTACAGGTGATTGCAGGCGGTGAGCGTCGACAGGATTCGGTGAAGGCAGGTCTTGATTCATTGAATGCCGGGGTTGATATCGTGCTTGTTCATGATGGAGCACGCCCCCTGCTGGCTCCTGACCTGATTGACCGCTGCTGTGATGCCGCAATTGAGTACGGGGCTGCCATTGCTGCGGTACCTGTGAAGGACACCCTGAAAAAAGGTGGCCCAGGTGGACGTATTCTCCACACCGTTGACCGGAAAGATCTCTGGCAGGCGCAAACACCTCAGGCCTCGCGTCTTTCGCTGCTTCTTGCTGCCTATGACATGGCCGGAGAGAGGGAGGTAACCGATGAGGCGTCACTTCTTGAGCTTGCCGGAACAGACGTACATCTTGTTGAGGGATCTGAAACTAATATTAAAATCACCCGGCCAGATGATTTGATTATAGCAGAAAAAATTATGCAGAATCATGAAACATCTTCCGAAAAAATTCGTATAGGGCATGGCTACGATGCCCACAAATTTGCCTCCGATCGGGCACTGGTCCTTGGCGGAGTAACCGTTCCTTTTGAAATGGGGCTTGCCGGGCATTCTGATGCCGATGTCCTGACCCATGCTCTTTGTGATGCCATTCTTGGTGCTCTGGGGGCGGGTGATATCGGATCTCATTTCCCGGATTCTGATCAGGAGTTTTTGAATGTTTATTCTGTTACGTTGCTTGAGAGAGTGGTGGATATTGCTGCGCAGCGTGGCTTTGTATTGTCGAATGCTGATATAACCGTGGTGTGTCAGAAGCCTAAGCTGGCCCCTTTTGTCCCGAAAATGAAGGAAATACTGGCGGAGGCTTGTGGTGTGGATTTGGGTCAGGTAAATGTGAAGGCGACAACCACCGAGAAAATGGGTTTTACCGGAAGAATGGAAGGCATCAGTTCTCATGCTGTTGTTCTTCTCGCAAAAGAGGGAAACTGCAAATGA
- a CDS encoding M20/M25/M40 family metallo-hydrolase: MTTYAIDRERLADTFTRLCEIDSPSREEGRLADYLRELFTELGADSVVEDGSAKNTGADCGNLVVHFSGNVPKEPLFYACHMDTVEPGRGVKVRRVGDIFTTAGDTVLGGDDKSGIAAVIELIRVLKDEKIPHGPIDIILTTCEEIGLLGAKNLDIGLVRAKSGYALDSTGIDKVIMGAPAANHLKIEVHGIAAHAGLNPEQGVSAFCLAARAIADLRLGRLDEQSTANFGLIKGGVATNIVPDLITIEGEVRSHSPAKLEAYTREIESTFRNVVKGWSAQIRNGKHPSVEVAVETEYPCMYLEDDDPTILRVRRAGNLLEREILFQIAGGGSDANIFNSYGLKTAIIATGMDKVHTTDECLDLRDLVSLTELLLAVAES; the protein is encoded by the coding sequence ATGACTACTTACGCAATAGATAGGGAACGGTTGGCAGATACTTTTACCCGGCTCTGTGAAATTGACAGTCCATCTCGAGAAGAAGGCCGTTTAGCCGATTATTTGAGAGAGCTTTTCACTGAACTCGGTGCAGATTCAGTGGTGGAAGATGGATCGGCTAAGAATACAGGGGCCGATTGCGGTAATCTGGTTGTTCATTTTTCAGGTAATGTGCCAAAGGAACCTCTTTTTTATGCCTGTCATATGGATACGGTTGAACCTGGTCGAGGAGTAAAGGTTCGTCGGGTTGGGGATATTTTCACAACGGCAGGTGATACGGTGCTTGGCGGAGATGATAAGTCCGGTATTGCTGCTGTGATTGAGTTAATTCGAGTGCTTAAGGATGAAAAAATTCCCCATGGACCCATTGATATAATCCTTACCACCTGTGAAGAGATTGGGCTTCTTGGAGCAAAAAATCTTGATATTGGTCTTGTGCGTGCAAAGTCCGGATATGCGCTGGATTCAACCGGTATTGACAAGGTTATAATGGGTGCTCCTGCGGCCAATCACTTGAAAATTGAGGTTCATGGAATCGCTGCTCATGCCGGATTAAATCCGGAGCAGGGAGTATCGGCATTTTGTCTGGCCGCGCGTGCCATTGCAGATCTTCGTCTTGGGCGTCTTGATGAACAGTCTACTGCAAACTTTGGCTTGATTAAAGGTGGCGTTGCCACAAATATTGTGCCTGATCTTATTACTATTGAAGGAGAGGTTCGCTCCCATTCCCCTGCAAAACTCGAAGCCTATACCCGTGAAATCGAATCCACCTTCCGCAATGTGGTGAAGGGGTGGTCGGCGCAGATCAGAAATGGCAAGCACCCTTCCGTTGAGGTGGCTGTGGAAACTGAGTACCCCTGTATGTATCTTGAAGATGATGATCCGACAATACTGCGGGTACGTCGGGCCGGGAATCTTCTGGAAAGGGAGATCCTTTTTCAAATTGCCGGTGGCGGCTCAGATGCCAATATTTTTAACAGCTATGGCCTGAAAACTGCCATTATTGCAACGGGTATGGACAAGGTTCATACCACGGATGAATGTCTTGATCTGCGCGATCTTGTCAGTTTGACAGAATTGTTGCTGGCCGTTGCAGAGTCCTGA
- a CDS encoding TetR/AcrR family transcriptional regulator yields the protein MTTVREEKKRQTRKAILEAAISLFGSRGYEKTSVDLLARKAGVGKGTIYSYFRTKSEIFLAFCEDELDFLHLEMGRKIDSNTPFLEALVEIFMIEFRYVTRNREFGRLFLREVIFPAGKIGERSRDIDDRFIAIFLPLFQKAQETGELRLDVELLFAIGHFYALYLLILSAWYSGRILEDDDVLMSLTMLFEQALSGLAPASSPQQLSGKQ from the coding sequence ATGACCACGGTACGGGAAGAAAAAAAAAGACAGACCAGAAAGGCCATTCTTGAGGCGGCAATAAGCCTCTTTGGATCGAGAGGCTACGAAAAAACAAGTGTTGATCTGTTAGCCAGAAAAGCCGGAGTAGGCAAGGGAACTATCTACAGTTACTTTCGTACCAAGAGTGAGATTTTTTTGGCCTTCTGCGAAGATGAGCTTGATTTTTTACACCTGGAGATGGGGCGTAAGATAGACAGCAATACGCCTTTTCTTGAGGCATTGGTTGAGATATTTATGATTGAGTTTCGGTATGTTACCCGCAATCGGGAGTTTGGCAGACTTTTTCTCCGTGAGGTTATTTTTCCTGCAGGGAAGATAGGGGAACGATCCCGGGATATTGATGATCGTTTTATTGCCATTTTTCTCCCCCTTTTTCAAAAAGCTCAGGAAACTGGTGAGTTGCGACTTGATGTAGAACTTCTGTTTGCAATCGGTCATTTTTACGCTCTGTATCTCCTTATTCTCTCGGCCTGGTACTCCGGCAGGATTCTTGAAGATGATGATGTGCTGATGTCCTTGACAATGCTCTTCGAACAGGCATTAAGTGGGCTGGCACCTGCCTCTTCTCCCCAACAACTTTCAGGCAAACAATGA
- a CDS encoding efflux RND transporter periplasmic adaptor subunit, which yields MVWKNLPRFLLLLLVILSLFGFLGIKKKGKQLVQEKAEAVAEQREAVNVVVLEIKPVLLRDRINLPGSIEAWQKLELLAKVAGTVEEILVTEGDLVEEGAILARIEDDDYRIALQSAKASWTLAKAELQRVQTMHARGIAPQAEMENLNARFLTAQAALDDATLKLSRCTIKAPVAGVISRLDAKPGLLLSVADPVAEILQMEKVKAVVGIPESDVVALREIDEINLEIKALGDKIFVGRKHFLAPSPESNAHVYRLELAVANLDYSILPGMFVRADIVKKENDRALAVPLYAVINRNEEQFLYLEVDGRVQKQPVKLGIMDGWMVGVTAGLATGDRVVIEGHRDVEDGQQVRVVRSLSSLEAP from the coding sequence ATGGTTTGGAAAAACCTCCCTCGCTTCCTTCTTCTCCTTCTTGTTATTTTGTCCCTGTTTGGTTTTCTGGGAATCAAGAAGAAGGGAAAACAGTTGGTTCAGGAAAAAGCGGAGGCGGTAGCTGAACAGAGAGAGGCTGTAAATGTTGTAGTTCTCGAGATTAAGCCGGTTCTACTTCGCGATCGTATTAATCTTCCCGGCTCAATAGAAGCATGGCAGAAACTTGAGCTTTTGGCAAAAGTTGCTGGAACCGTCGAAGAGATTCTTGTTACAGAGGGAGATCTGGTTGAAGAAGGAGCTATCCTTGCCAGAATTGAAGATGATGACTACCGGATTGCCCTTCAGTCTGCCAAAGCATCCTGGACATTAGCAAAGGCAGAGCTACAGCGGGTCCAGACCATGCATGCCAGGGGGATCGCTCCCCAGGCAGAGATGGAAAATCTTAATGCCCGTTTTCTTACGGCTCAGGCAGCTCTGGATGATGCAACGCTTAAGCTTTCCCGCTGCACCATTAAGGCTCCTGTAGCTGGAGTCATCAGTCGACTGGATGCAAAGCCAGGCCTCCTGCTCAGCGTTGCTGATCCAGTGGCCGAAATTCTTCAGATGGAGAAGGTGAAAGCCGTGGTGGGAATTCCAGAATCTGATGTGGTAGCTCTTCGAGAGATTGATGAAATTAATCTTGAAATCAAGGCGCTTGGTGACAAAATCTTCGTTGGCCGAAAACATTTCCTTGCTCCATCTCCTGAGTCCAACGCTCATGTGTACCGACTGGAGTTGGCTGTTGCCAATCTCGACTATTCCATCCTTCCCGGAATGTTTGTACGGGCGGATATTGTCAAAAAAGAAAATGACAGGGCTCTGGCTGTTCCCCTGTACGCTGTCATTAACCGCAATGAAGAACAGTTTTTATATCTGGAAGTCGATGGTCGTGTACAGAAGCAGCCAGTAAAGCTTGGTATTATGGATGGCTGGATGGTCGGAGTGACCGCTGGCCTTGCCACTGGTGACCGGGTCGTGATAGAGGGGCATCGTGATGTTGAAGATGGACAGCAGGTCAGGGTTGTCCGCAGTCTTTCCTCCCTGGAGGCTCCATGA
- a CDS encoding efflux RND transporter permease subunit, whose amino-acid sequence MIVSDTAVKKSISVLVLAVIILVFGTYCYLALPRESEPDITIPNVFVSTSYRGVSPSDIETAITIEIEKKLKGLDGVKKIESVSSEGLSSINVEFLTGVDIDKALQDVKDKVDEAKGELPNDLEDDPVVFEVNLSEMPILVFSLSGTCGLPCLKDIADDLQDDIEAVTGVLEVDISGGLEREIRIEVLPEKLAFYGLTINSLERVVASENQNTSGGAIHLGKGRFQLRVPGEFATPEEIYGLVLTTHQGDPVYLKDVARIVDGFKEESSRSRLNGDQAVNISVKKRSGENIIAIADAVGKIIEERQQGWPDGTEITKVMDKSKDIINMVADLENNILSGLVLVVVVIFFAMGIRNAILVSLAIPFSMLLSFVVLYLLGITLNMVVLFSLTLALGMLVDNAIVIVENIHRFMEQGVPRREAAMKATSEVAYPVIGSTLTTLAAFSPMLFWPGIMGEFMSYLPLTLIVTLSSSLFVAMVINPALASLFLKVASEGGKKRIEHPGKLSEEQPIQITTPLLRGYTALLNVALGQPFSIIMVSVFVLILMVEGWLLAVGLEKPKEFFPDIDPKGMYVNVDMPEGADLEYINRVMRRIEGAVASAEIAEENEELPEEVYRKALLPVEHRDKDGKTHFGPSDLANIETIYMKATVETGGGSAFEANTPNHVGIRFFDLEERHGSSKETVAEIRRRIRNIPGGKITIASEAQGPPTGAPINIEISGDDFQILGQIAKSIRKTLNTIPHVEDVQDNFVEGIPSVQVAVDRQKAALFGISTDMIGFALKTAYNGLEVSSFREGNEDYDITVQLDEKNRRVVDVLHELMIPAPNGMTVPLSTLATIKISGSLGDIVRINHERVVTVKANVDEAKVPAPVVRAGAEEALAGLILPPGYKVSFTGELEDQQESEAFLGKAFIIALFCIFFILVSQFNSVGQPFIIMTSVILSLGGAFLGLMLFKQPFGIVMTGVGVISLAGVVVNNAIVLIDYTNQLRARGMAVKEAVMAAGATRLRPVLLTAITTILGLIPMVTGISYDFRNLAMCWVSESSQWWRSMAVVIIFGLIVATFLTLVVVPSLYYLFHRFLELQPRLRAWLHRLYWRPYPLLSGESQEVNNEK is encoded by the coding sequence ATGATAGTTTCGGATACAGCTGTAAAAAAATCGATCTCGGTTCTTGTCCTGGCTGTAATAATTCTTGTTTTTGGCACCTATTGCTACCTTGCACTGCCACGGGAATCTGAGCCCGATATCACAATTCCAAATGTTTTTGTCTCCACCTCTTACAGAGGCGTCTCACCATCCGATATTGAAACGGCTATCACAATAGAAATTGAAAAAAAGCTTAAAGGGCTTGATGGCGTAAAAAAAATTGAATCTGTGAGTTCAGAAGGGCTTTCATCCATCAATGTCGAGTTTCTTACCGGTGTCGATATAGACAAGGCCCTCCAGGATGTGAAAGACAAAGTAGATGAGGCCAAAGGGGAGCTGCCAAACGATCTGGAAGATGATCCCGTGGTCTTTGAAGTGAATCTATCTGAAATGCCCATCCTAGTTTTTTCCCTTTCCGGAACCTGCGGTCTGCCATGTCTCAAGGATATAGCTGACGATCTTCAGGACGATATTGAGGCAGTAACCGGGGTTCTTGAAGTGGATATCAGCGGAGGTCTGGAGCGGGAGATCCGCATTGAGGTTCTCCCCGAGAAACTCGCATTTTATGGACTTACAATTAACTCTCTGGAGCGGGTGGTTGCGAGCGAAAACCAGAACACTTCAGGTGGCGCCATTCACCTTGGAAAGGGAAGGTTTCAACTGCGTGTGCCTGGGGAGTTTGCAACACCGGAGGAGATCTATGGTCTGGTTCTCACCACCCATCAAGGCGATCCGGTATATTTAAAAGATGTGGCCAGGATTGTGGACGGGTTTAAGGAGGAATCCAGTCGATCACGCCTGAATGGCGATCAGGCAGTAAATATCTCGGTCAAGAAACGCAGTGGGGAAAATATCATTGCTATTGCAGATGCTGTCGGCAAGATCATTGAAGAACGGCAGCAAGGCTGGCCAGATGGAACAGAGATCACCAAGGTGATGGATAAATCAAAGGATATTATCAATATGGTAGCTGATCTTGAGAACAATATCCTCTCAGGTCTGGTTCTGGTGGTGGTGGTCATTTTCTTTGCCATGGGGATTCGCAATGCCATTCTGGTGAGCCTTGCCATTCCCTTCTCCATGCTGCTCTCCTTTGTTGTCCTGTATCTTCTTGGAATAACCTTGAATATGGTAGTCCTCTTCAGTCTGACGCTGGCGCTGGGGATGCTGGTGGACAATGCAATTGTTATTGTGGAGAATATTCATCGCTTTATGGAACAGGGGGTGCCACGAAGGGAGGCGGCCATGAAGGCAACCTCGGAAGTAGCCTATCCTGTCATCGGTTCAACCCTCACCACCCTTGCAGCCTTTTCTCCTATGCTCTTCTGGCCGGGTATCATGGGCGAGTTTATGAGCTATCTGCCTCTGACCCTGATTGTCACTCTGTCGTCATCTCTCTTTGTGGCCATGGTTATCAACCCGGCATTGGCATCCTTGTTTTTAAAAGTTGCTTCTGAGGGTGGAAAAAAGAGGATCGAACATCCGGGGAAACTTTCTGAGGAACAACCGATACAGATCACGACTCCATTGCTCCGGGGGTATACAGCATTGCTGAATGTGGCACTCGGCCAGCCTTTTTCCATCATTATGGTTTCCGTTTTTGTCCTGATTCTCATGGTTGAAGGCTGGTTGCTTGCTGTGGGACTTGAAAAACCCAAGGAGTTTTTTCCCGATATTGATCCAAAAGGAATGTATGTCAATGTGGATATGCCGGAGGGTGCCGATCTTGAATATATAAACCGGGTTATGCGGCGGATAGAGGGGGCGGTTGCCAGTGCTGAGATAGCAGAGGAAAATGAAGAGTTACCAGAGGAGGTGTACCGGAAGGCGCTACTTCCGGTTGAACACAGGGATAAGGATGGAAAGACTCATTTCGGGCCTTCAGATCTTGCTAATATTGAAACTATCTATATGAAAGCAACCGTGGAAACGGGTGGTGGTTCGGCCTTTGAAGCTAACACTCCGAATCATGTGGGGATTCGTTTTTTTGATCTTGAGGAGCGGCATGGTTCTTCCAAGGAAACCGTGGCGGAGATCCGAAGGCGGATACGGAATATCCCGGGTGGAAAAATCACAATTGCCTCAGAGGCCCAGGGACCACCGACCGGAGCTCCTATCAATATCGAAATTTCCGGAGATGATTTTCAGATACTGGGTCAGATCGCAAAATCGATCCGCAAGACCCTGAATACCATTCCCCACGTGGAAGACGTACAGGACAACTTTGTGGAGGGTATTCCTTCGGTTCAGGTGGCTGTGGATCGGCAGAAGGCGGCCCTTTTTGGTATTTCCACCGATATGATAGGTTTTGCTTTGAAGACTGCATATAACGGGTTGGAAGTTTCTTCATTCCGGGAAGGTAATGAAGACTATGATATAACGGTACAGCTCGACGAAAAAAACCGCAGGGTGGTGGATGTGCTTCATGAGTTGATGATTCCTGCACCAAACGGTATGACGGTGCCTCTTTCCACCCTTGCAACGATCAAAATATCCGGATCTCTTGGTGATATCGTACGTATTAACCATGAGCGGGTGGTTACCGTGAAGGCGAATGTGGATGAGGCCAAGGTTCCGGCTCCAGTGGTGCGTGCAGGAGCGGAGGAGGCCCTGGCCGGGCTGATACTGCCTCCCGGGTATAAGGTTAGTTTTACCGGGGAACTTGAGGATCAGCAGGAGTCTGAAGCCTTTCTTGGAAAGGCCTTCATTATCGCCCTGTTCTGCATCTTTTTTATTCTGGTGAGTCAGTTTAATTCGGTGGGGCAGCCGTTTATCATTATGACTTCGGTTATCCTCTCACTCGGTGGCGCCTTTCTCGGTCTGATGCTTTTCAAACAGCCCTTTGGTATTGTTATGACAGGTGTCGGAGTAATTTCACTTGCAGGGGTGGTGGTCAACAATGCAATTGTTCTTATCGATTATACCAATCAGCTCCGTGCTCGGGGCATGGCTGTAAAAGAGGCAGTGATGGCCGCAGGGGCGACACGGCTGAGGCCGGTACTGCTTACTGCCATAACCACCATCCTCGGGCTTATTCCCATGGTTACCGGGATCTCCTATGATTTTCGTAATCTCGCCATGTGCTGGGTGAGTGAGTCCAGCCAATGGTGGCGCTCCATGGCCGTTGTGATCATCTTCGGTCTGATAGTAGCCACTTTTCTGACTCTGGTGGTGGTACCCAGCCTTTACTATCTCTTTCATCGTTTTCTGGAGTTGCAGCCGCGGCTTCGAGCCTGGCTCCATCGCTTGTACTGGCGTCCTTATCCTCTTCTCTCTGGTGAATCACAGGAGGTCAACAATGAAAAATGA
- a CDS encoding TolC family protein: MKNEYWKRRGFLTFCGILCLQATTALCEEAALDLTLSQAIETALSNNLNIQLSRQDLEIARGGSDLEHGSFDTLLETGVGAGETRLTPTVQGSALSEDTGYWNTTLSKRMVTGTEFGLSWNNDYYDSDSSYLLIDPLYSSGVDLTISQPLLQGMGNEVQTAGIRAAAKRTEAAIFLVHREAAELCSQVRKAYWELVSSWQDIEALELSLTLARKLEEETRSKIETGVLADVEIYQPQSEVARREQNLIGGERAVGVAEDTLRYLMNNQEWNRPLNPTDRPVVEEKIPSLDTVLERALVNRPDIRAADMEKEAAEIISVAMKDKTLPSLNLFGSVGLGGNEDSYGNAVDRLSNDGDTRWQAGVKFSLPLENRSAEGKYRQAKAQAVRAKIGAELLRQQTRSLARQAVRDVRLSLKAIEATRKTSLSSQKRLEGEQTKFDVGRATTYDVLVAQEAFSRALADEYRAQILYVQVLAELDRIQGIVRIKNTSFVEGKNEKDQF, encoded by the coding sequence ATGAAAAATGAGTATTGGAAAAGGAGAGGCTTTTTGACTTTTTGTGGGATTCTCTGCCTGCAGGCAACGACTGCGCTTTGTGAAGAGGCAGCACTGGATCTTACCTTAAGCCAGGCCATTGAAACTGCCCTTTCCAACAATCTCAATATTCAGTTAAGCAGACAGGATCTTGAGATTGCACGAGGTGGCAGTGATCTGGAGCATGGCAGCTTTGACACGCTTCTGGAGACTGGGGTCGGGGCGGGTGAAACACGACTTACTCCGACCGTGCAGGGAAGTGCCTTGAGTGAAGACACCGGCTACTGGAACACCACCCTTTCAAAACGCATGGTTACGGGAACGGAGTTTGGCTTGTCGTGGAACAACGACTATTACGACAGTGACTCCAGCTACTTGCTTATTGATCCACTGTATTCGAGTGGAGTTGACCTCACGATCAGTCAACCCCTTCTTCAGGGAATGGGTAATGAGGTACAGACTGCGGGGATCCGGGCTGCAGCAAAGAGAACAGAAGCTGCCATTTTTCTTGTTCACCGGGAGGCAGCAGAACTTTGCTCCCAGGTACGCAAGGCCTATTGGGAACTGGTTTCAAGCTGGCAGGATATTGAGGCTCTCGAACTGTCTCTTACCCTGGCCAGAAAGCTTGAGGAGGAGACCCGGAGTAAAATTGAGACAGGAGTTCTGGCGGACGTTGAAATCTACCAGCCCCAGTCAGAAGTTGCGAGAAGGGAACAGAACCTTATCGGTGGGGAGCGGGCCGTCGGTGTTGCTGAAGACACACTGCGCTATCTGATGAACAATCAGGAGTGGAACAGACCGCTGAACCCGACGGATAGACCGGTTGTTGAAGAAAAGATTCCATCTCTTGATACTGTTCTGGAACGGGCTCTGGTTAATCGTCCGGACATACGGGCTGCAGATATGGAGAAAGAGGCGGCAGAAATCATTAGTGTCGCAATGAAAGATAAGACGCTGCCTTCGCTGAATCTCTTTGGATCCGTGGGGCTTGGTGGGAATGAGGACAGTTACGGAAATGCCGTGGATCGGCTGAGCAATGACGGTGATACCCGATGGCAGGCGGGGGTGAAATTTTCCCTGCCTTTGGAAAATCGAAGTGCAGAGGGAAAGTACAGACAGGCAAAGGCCCAGGCGGTGCGTGCAAAAATTGGGGCAGAACTCCTGCGTCAGCAGACACGAAGTCTCGCCAGACAGGCAGTGCGTGATGTGAGACTGAGTCTTAAGGCCATCGAGGCCACACGTAAAACCAGTCTTTCGTCACAAAAACGACTGGAAGGGGAGCAGACAAAGTTTGATGTGGGCAGAGCTACCACCTATGATGTACTTGTTGCCCAGGAGGCCTTTTCCAGGGCTCTTGCCGATGAATACCGGGCTCAGATTCTCTATGTCCAGGTCCTTGCTGAGCTTGATCGTATTCAGGGGATCGTAAGAATTAAAAATACTTCTTTTGTTGAGGGAAAGAATGAAAAAGATCAATTTTGA